The following coding sequences lie in one Methylotenera versatilis 301 genomic window:
- the rluD gene encoding 23S rRNA pseudouridine(1911/1915/1917) synthase RluD, with protein MTDATPQPLNNTLTLTISNDLGGLRLDVALQRMLPEHSRSRLQTWIKEGLVTVDKLPSTSKTKVWGGEQVVVQVQAKPENYAYVAEDIPLDIVFEDDHIIIINKPAGMVVHPAAGNWSGTLLNALLFHAPELKDVPRAGIVHRLDKDTSGILVVAKTLAAQTNLVRQLQARTVKREYRAIVWGQLWRNGVVDQAIGRDPRSRTKMALNRMGKPAITRYEILERFSVQTYLRCNLETGRTHQIRVHMQSLKAPIVGDPVYGFRGIIPIRVMTQTLRDEVSQFNRQALHAIKLGLMHPATNEFMEWQIELADDMKALLEAMRHEDPRNDDEEEFEFSSEPYLSDEDYEDDEDFDDDDDLELEDEE; from the coding sequence ATGACAGACGCTACTCCACAACCACTTAATAATACTCTTACGCTGACTATTTCAAATGATTTAGGCGGGTTACGCTTAGATGTTGCATTGCAACGCATGCTACCCGAACACTCACGTTCACGCTTACAAACTTGGATTAAAGAAGGTTTAGTCACTGTAGACAAATTGCCTAGCACTTCCAAAACCAAAGTTTGGGGGGGCGAACAGGTTGTTGTGCAGGTACAGGCTAAGCCAGAAAACTACGCTTATGTCGCAGAAGACATTCCGCTTGATATTGTATTTGAAGATGATCATATCATTATCATTAATAAACCTGCGGGCATGGTAGTGCATCCTGCGGCGGGGAATTGGAGTGGTACGCTGCTCAACGCGTTGTTATTTCATGCGCCAGAATTAAAAGATGTACCACGTGCCGGCATTGTTCATAGACTAGACAAAGACACTAGCGGTATATTAGTTGTGGCAAAAACCTTAGCAGCCCAAACTAATTTAGTGCGCCAGTTACAGGCAAGAACCGTTAAACGTGAGTATCGCGCGATTGTATGGGGCCAGTTGTGGCGTAATGGCGTGGTAGATCAGGCGATTGGCCGCGACCCACGTTCACGTACTAAAATGGCGCTTAACCGCATGGGTAAACCTGCCATTACGCGTTATGAAATATTAGAGCGCTTTTCAGTGCAAACTTATTTGCGTTGTAATCTTGAAACGGGGCGCACCCATCAAATTCGTGTACATATGCAGTCTTTAAAAGCGCCTATCGTCGGCGACCCTGTGTATGGTTTCCGCGGCATTATTCCTATTCGTGTGATGACGCAAACTTTACGTGATGAAGTTAGTCAATTCAACAGGCAGGCATTACATGCCATTAAGCTTGGTTTAATGCACCCAGCGACCAATGAGTTTATGGAGTGGCAGATTGAGCTGGCAGATGACATGAAAGCCTTGCTGGAAGCCATGCGCCATGAAGATCCGCGTAATGACGACGAAGAAGAGTTTGAGTTTAGTTCTGAGCCTTATCTTTCTGACGAAGATTATGAGGATGACGAAGACTTTGATGACGATGATGATTTGGAACTCGAAGACGAGGAGTAA
- the ygiD gene encoding 4,5-DOPA dioxygenase extradiol, translating into MKNQENITRMPAIFIGHGNPMNAITDNPYRDAWLVLGQSLPKPNAILLISAHWQTRGTQVCAVEKPQTIHDFGGFPAELFAQQYPAPGSPKYAKMVCDLFPDNKVTSTLDWGLDHGAWTVLQSLFPMADVPVFQLSLDVNLDFAEHFKLAKQLASLREQGVMIIGSGNIVHNLGKLNMQGKTSEWTISFDNYIKKALESEDEAALLDISRAGDSAKLAVPTDEHYLPLLYIAAIRHANDTMQFLTESYDLGALSMRSVIYQ; encoded by the coding sequence ATGAAAAACCAAGAAAATATCACGCGAATGCCAGCCATCTTTATCGGGCACGGCAATCCAATGAATGCGATCACAGACAACCCATACCGTGATGCTTGGCTGGTTTTGGGTCAGAGTTTGCCCAAACCAAATGCGATATTACTTATATCTGCGCATTGGCAAACGCGTGGCACACAAGTTTGTGCAGTAGAAAAGCCGCAAACCATACACGATTTTGGCGGATTTCCTGCAGAGTTATTCGCTCAGCAATATCCTGCCCCAGGCTCACCCAAATACGCAAAAATGGTATGCGATTTATTTCCCGACAATAAAGTAACAAGCACCTTAGACTGGGGCTTAGACCATGGCGCTTGGACAGTTCTACAGTCGCTTTTCCCTATGGCTGATGTACCCGTTTTTCAGCTTAGTTTAGATGTAAATTTAGACTTTGCCGAGCATTTTAAGTTAGCTAAGCAGTTAGCAAGCCTACGTGAACAAGGGGTGATGATAATAGGTAGCGGCAACATCGTACATAATTTAGGCAAGCTCAACATGCAAGGCAAAACCTCTGAATGGACAATTAGCTTTGATAATTACATTAAAAAAGCGTTGGAATCAGAAGATGAAGCCGCATTATTAGACATCTCTCGCGCTGGCGATTCAGCAAAACTTGCGGTGCCAACTGATGAGCATTACTTGCCATTGTTATACATTGCTGCAATAAGGCATGCTAACGACACCATGCAGTTTCTTACTGAGAGCTATGATCTAGGTGCTTTAAGTATGCGTAGCGTGATTTACCAGTAA
- a CDS encoding TetR family transcriptional regulator → MVRKTKEDAELTRKRIINSARAVFLARGVSRSTLEHIAAHAEVTRGAVYWHFKNKTDIFHAIRDQVFLPLIDRMDDSLTLASDEDPLTQIENSLCVTFDDLNNNIEMRQTYEIMMIKCEYVDEFSLVLQQILSNCSSITGKIKLAYERAEQQNLLACKHTPLALALDTHLFFGGLLHMWVKDADGSMFRNQAKELIKSHINLRRKQ, encoded by the coding sequence ATGGTTAGAAAAACTAAAGAAGATGCAGAACTCACGCGAAAACGCATTATTAACTCAGCACGCGCAGTATTCCTAGCGCGCGGCGTAAGCCGATCAACCTTAGAGCATATTGCTGCACACGCAGAAGTCACGCGTGGCGCCGTGTATTGGCACTTTAAAAACAAAACTGACATTTTCCACGCCATTCGTGACCAAGTCTTCCTGCCTCTTATAGACCGCATGGATGACTCACTTACCTTAGCTAGCGACGAAGATCCCCTCACCCAAATTGAAAACAGCCTTTGTGTCACTTTCGATGATCTCAATAACAACATCGAAATGCGTCAAACGTATGAAATCATGATGATTAAATGCGAATACGTAGATGAGTTCTCTCTGGTTCTGCAACAAATTCTTAGCAACTGCTCTAGCATCACCGGCAAAATAAAGCTCGCCTACGAGCGCGCAGAACAGCAAAATCTACTCGCTTGTAAACATACACCTCTAGCCCTAGCATTAGATACCCATTTGTTTTTTGGCGGCTTATTGCATATGTGGGTGAAAGATGCTGATGGCTCAATGTTTAGGAATCAAGCCAAAGAACTCATCAAATCTCACATCAATTTACGTAGAAAACAGTAA
- a CDS encoding ZIP family metal transporter: MLNLAINSAPLSVLSWIVLSSLLGGVLSVCLAALFALNVRTSWVPMLVSYAIGAMLGAVFLEILPHAFSIAGSVEKVSATLLFGLLLFFVLEKLVIWRHCHGDHCEVHAVHTEENCPVTHPEKEGGAKYRAVTAQQPTILLSDAHSHAHTHDGGRSGLMIMIGDTFHNFIDGILIAAAFTADIKLGLVTALAIIAHEIPQEVGDFLILLHSGYTKKQALIFNLVSSVATMVGGLMAYYALQYVQSWIPVILGLAASSLLYVAVADLIPGLHKRTELKATIAQVLLISIGVSTILVAHFFLE, encoded by the coding sequence ATGTTAAACCTAGCCATCAATTCTGCACCATTATCTGTACTTAGTTGGATTGTCTTATCTAGCTTATTGGGTGGAGTGTTGAGTGTTTGCTTGGCTGCATTGTTCGCGCTTAACGTGCGTACCTCATGGGTACCCATGCTGGTGAGCTATGCCATCGGGGCTATGTTAGGCGCTGTATTTTTAGAGATTTTGCCGCATGCGTTTAGTATTGCAGGCAGTGTTGAAAAGGTTTCTGCAACGCTACTATTTGGCTTGCTATTATTTTTTGTATTAGAAAAACTAGTCATCTGGCGTCATTGTCACGGCGATCATTGTGAAGTACATGCGGTACATACCGAAGAAAACTGCCCCGTCACTCACCCGGAAAAAGAAGGTGGTGCTAAATATCGCGCAGTCACCGCGCAGCAGCCAACTATATTGTTAAGCGACGCGCATAGCCATGCTCATACACATGATGGCGGCCGTAGTGGCTTGATGATTATGATAGGCGACACCTTTCATAACTTTATTGATGGTATTTTGATTGCGGCAGCATTTACGGCAGATATAAAATTAGGTTTAGTCACTGCATTAGCGATTATTGCGCATGAAATTCCGCAAGAAGTCGGCGATTTTTTAATCTTGCTGCATTCAGGATATACGAAGAAACAGGCCTTAATTTTTAACTTGGTTTCAAGTGTCGCGACGATGGTCGGTGGTTTGATGGCTTATTATGCGCTGCAATATGTGCAAAGCTGGATACCTGTTATTTTAGGCTTGGCGGCATCTAGCTTGCTTTATGTCGCTGTGGCAGATTTGATTCCAGGTTTGCATAAACGCACCGAATTAAAAGCGACGATCGCGCAAGTATTACTCATCTCGATTGGTGTCAGCACCATCTTGGTTGCTCACTTCTTCCTCGAGTAA
- a CDS encoding flavodoxin family protein, whose translation MSAVVVIYHSGYGHTKKQAEAVAEGAKADLVAISESGEITEADWDKLDAAKAIIMGSPTYMGSVSWQFKKFADASSKAWFTQKWKDKIFAGFTNSASLNGDKASTISYFMTLSMQHSGIWIGTGLMPASMKASTRSDVNSLGGFSGALMSSPADSSADEVNPADLETARLLGVRVADFAVKV comes from the coding sequence ATGTCGGCAGTTGTAGTGATTTACCACAGTGGTTATGGCCACACAAAGAAACAAGCTGAAGCCGTGGCAGAAGGCGCAAAAGCAGATTTAGTTGCAATTAGTGAAAGCGGTGAAATTACCGAAGCAGATTGGGATAAATTGGATGCAGCTAAAGCAATTATCATGGGCTCACCGACTTACATGGGCTCTGTCAGTTGGCAGTTCAAAAAGTTTGCGGATGCTAGCTCTAAGGCTTGGTTTACACAAAAATGGAAAGATAAAATTTTTGCTGGGTTTACAAATTCGGCCAGTTTAAACGGTGATAAAGCCTCTACCATTAGCTACTTTATGACATTGTCGATGCAGCATTCTGGCATTTGGATAGGCACAGGCTTAATGCCCGCTAGCATGAAAGCCAGCACGCGTAGCGATGTTAATTCCTTGGGTGGTTTTAGTGGTGCACTGATGTCATCGCCAGCGGATTCAAGTGCCGATGAAGTTAACCCAGCTGACCTGGAAACCGCGCGCTTATTGGGCGTTAGGGTTGCCGACTTTGCAGTGAAAGTTTAA
- the rimO gene encoding 30S ribosomal protein S12 methylthiotransferase RimO, translating into MSLSNPKVGFVSLGCPKAGSDAERILTQLRAEGYEISGSYEDADLVVVNTCGFIDSAVEESLDAIGEAIAKNGKVIVTGCLGAKKGVVEAAHPSVLAVTGPHALEEVMTAVHANLPKLHEPFIDLVPPQGIRLTPSHYAYLKISEGCNHRCSFCIIPSMRGDLVSRPIGEVLNEAENLVKAGVSEILVISQDTSAYGVDVKYRPGFWNGRPVKTRMTELCQSLSDLGVWTRLHYVYPYPHVDEVIPLMADGLILPYLDVPFQHASPRILKAMKRPAHAENNLARIKAWREICPDITVRSTFIAGFPGETEDDFQMLLDFLEEAQLDRVGCFAYSAVDGAKANELPDQVPEEVKQERLSRFMEVQERISAAKLHNKIGSIQTVLVDEIVQDSEGNIEAIGRTKADAPEIDGVVYMEDADGLTPGDFVEVEIYSADGHDLRGGPPRN; encoded by the coding sequence ATGAGTTTATCAAATCCAAAAGTTGGCTTCGTCTCTCTCGGATGCCCTAAAGCGGGCTCAGATGCAGAGCGTATTCTCACCCAATTGCGCGCAGAAGGCTATGAAATTTCAGGTAGCTACGAAGATGCCGATTTAGTTGTGGTCAATACTTGTGGTTTTATTGACAGCGCGGTTGAGGAGTCGCTTGATGCGATTGGTGAAGCGATTGCTAAAAACGGCAAAGTAATTGTGACTGGCTGCTTAGGCGCGAAAAAGGGCGTAGTCGAAGCTGCGCATCCAAGTGTACTAGCGGTAACAGGTCCACATGCTTTAGAAGAGGTAATGACAGCTGTACATGCTAACTTGCCAAAATTGCATGAGCCATTTATTGATTTAGTGCCTCCACAAGGCATACGGTTAACGCCTAGTCATTATGCTTACCTTAAAATTTCTGAAGGCTGTAACCACCGTTGTAGTTTCTGCATTATTCCGAGCATGCGTGGTGATTTAGTCAGCCGTCCGATTGGTGAAGTGTTGAACGAAGCGGAAAATTTAGTCAAAGCTGGTGTGAGTGAGATTTTGGTGATTTCACAAGATACTTCTGCTTACGGCGTAGATGTTAAATACCGTCCGGGCTTTTGGAATGGTCGCCCAGTGAAAACGCGTATGACTGAGCTTTGTCAAAGCTTGAGTGACTTAGGTGTTTGGACGCGCTTGCATTATGTTTATCCTTATCCACATGTAGATGAGGTGATTCCATTGATGGCAGACGGCTTGATTTTGCCTTATTTGGATGTGCCATTCCAGCATGCCAGCCCGCGTATTTTGAAAGCCATGAAACGCCCAGCGCACGCAGAGAATAACCTCGCGCGCATTAAAGCATGGCGCGAAATCTGCCCAGATATTACGGTAAGAAGTACCTTCATTGCAGGTTTCCCAGGTGAAACTGAAGACGATTTTCAAATGTTGTTAGACTTCTTAGAAGAAGCGCAACTGGATAGAGTAGGTTGTTTTGCCTACTCTGCTGTGGATGGTGCAAAAGCCAATGAGTTGCCAGACCAAGTGCCAGAAGAAGTTAAACAAGAGCGCTTAAGCCGCTTTATGGAAGTGCAAGAGCGCATTAGTGCGGCTAAATTACACAACAAAATAGGTAGTATCCAAACAGTTTTAGTGGATGAAATTGTGCAGGATTCTGAGGGTAATATTGAGGCGATAGGCCGTACTAAAGCCGATGCACCTGAGATTGACGGTGTGGTGTATATGGAAGATGCCGATGGTTTAACGCCAGGAGATTTTGTTGAAGTTGAGATTTACAGTGCGGATGGGCATGATTTACGGGGTGGGCCACCGCGGAATTAA
- a CDS encoding ferritin-like domain-containing protein → MATDHDVSTPVTKALNTILELELAGVVRYTHYALMVFGYNRIPIVSWLRSQAAESLTHADKAGELITHLGAHPSLSIGPLLETHNHDIGDILRESLAHETVSLNAYKALLKLVEGDSVMLEEYAREMIYQEELHLGEVDKMLRKPGEIAKFQG, encoded by the coding sequence ATGGCCACAGATCACGACGTTTCAACCCCAGTCACCAAAGCGTTAAACACGATTTTAGAGTTAGAGCTCGCTGGCGTTGTGCGCTATACGCATTATGCATTAATGGTGTTTGGCTATAACCGTATTCCTATTGTTTCTTGGCTGCGCAGTCAAGCTGCAGAGTCTCTAACCCATGCTGATAAGGCTGGCGAATTAATCACGCATTTGGGCGCTCACCCATCGCTTTCTATTGGACCATTACTAGAAACACATAACCATGATATCGGCGATATTCTGCGCGAATCGCTAGCGCACGAAACCGTTTCACTGAATGCTTATAAGGCTTTATTGAAACTTGTTGAGGGTGACTCCGTGATGCTAGAAGAATATGCACGTGAGATGATTTACCAAGAAGAGTTGCATCTAGGCGAAGTCGATAAAATGCTAAGAAAACCAGGAGAAATTGCTAAATTTCAAGGTTGA
- a CDS encoding winged helix-turn-helix transcriptional regulator, producing the protein MDDLNIHNLENLDNQPQACAFNADCPTRLILNRIADKWTVLVMILLESETKRFSNLQREIGGISQKMLTQTLRGLERDGLVSRKVYATVPPKVEYSLTPLGHTLKDLLYAIKTWSETNIKEVLAAQKSYDEVSLK; encoded by the coding sequence ATGGACGACTTAAACATACACAACTTAGAAAATTTAGACAATCAACCACAAGCCTGCGCATTCAATGCAGACTGTCCAACGCGCTTGATACTCAATAGAATCGCGGATAAATGGACGGTATTAGTGATGATATTGCTAGAAAGCGAAACCAAGCGCTTTAGCAACCTACAACGCGAGATTGGCGGAATTTCACAAAAAATGCTCACGCAAACCCTGCGTGGCTTAGAGCGTGACGGCTTAGTCAGCAGAAAAGTATATGCCACCGTACCGCCAAAAGTAGAATACTCACTCACTCCGCTAGGTCACACGCTTAAAGACTTACTTTATGCGATTAAAACGTGGTCTGAAACTAATATCAAAGAAGTGCTAGCCGCGCAAAAGAGTTACGACGAAGTGAGTTTAAAATAG
- the pgeF gene encoding peptidoglycan editing factor PgeF, with the protein MSDLQFIIPNWPAPNNVKALQTTRNGGVSQTPYASLNFGAHVNDDGIAVAKNRQLLSPYLPSEPVWVNQVHGVEVIDAAQSTCLQDADASFTTQANVVCVTMTADCLPVLLCDKAGTVVAAVHAGWRGLCDGAIEATVNKLPVERSEILAWLGPAIGPDAFEVGDEVRQQFMQHDSQAELAFKANASKWLCNMYLIAQQRLNKLGVTQVYGGGDHENSSDNFCTYTDEARFFSFRRDNVTGRMASLIWLAN; encoded by the coding sequence ATGTCTGATTTACAGTTTATTATTCCAAATTGGCCAGCACCTAACAATGTAAAAGCGCTGCAAACCACGCGCAATGGTGGTGTGAGCCAGACGCCCTATGCTAGCTTGAATTTTGGTGCACACGTCAATGATGATGGGATTGCTGTTGCCAAAAATCGTCAGCTATTAAGCCCTTATTTACCAAGTGAGCCTGTGTGGGTCAATCAAGTACACGGCGTTGAGGTAATAGATGCAGCGCAAAGCACTTGCTTGCAAGATGCTGATGCTTCTTTTACCACTCAGGCTAATGTGGTTTGCGTGACGATGACGGCAGATTGTTTGCCAGTGTTGCTTTGTGACAAAGCCGGCACAGTGGTCGCTGCTGTGCATGCTGGTTGGCGTGGTTTGTGTGATGGTGCTATTGAGGCGACCGTAAATAAATTACCTGTTGAAAGAAGCGAGATTTTAGCTTGGCTTGGTCCTGCAATTGGCCCTGATGCTTTTGAAGTGGGTGATGAAGTGCGTCAGCAGTTTATGCAACATGATAGTCAGGCAGAGCTGGCATTCAAGGCGAATGCCAGCAAATGGCTTTGCAATATGTATTTAATCGCTCAACAACGCTTAAATAAACTAGGCGTTACGCAAGTTTACGGTGGCGGCGACCATGAAAATTCTAGTGATAATTTCTGCACCTATACCGATGAAGCACGCTTTTTTTCATTCAGGCGCGATAACGTCACAGGGCGCATGGCTAGTTTGATTTGGCTGGCTAATTAG
- a CDS encoding outer membrane protein assembly factor BamD has protein sequence MKYILILMFALLMNGCAIFGAPTELDDTKGLTAERIYQMGSEKMRDKDYDKAIVYFGKLESRYPNGRFAAQAQLETAYAHFKKQDPVLCVAAADRFIKLHPNHPNVDYAYYLKGLAVFNERGVIEKLTKQQISDRDPRSLRDSFVTFKDLVTRYPNSKYAKDATQRMVYLANSLSDHELDVANYYMKRQAYLAAINRCKYVLEYYPQTPGVEQALVTMISAYDLMGLDDLKKDTVRILETNYPNSALLGNGAPADERVWWKFWESLYTK, from the coding sequence ATGAAGTATATCTTAATTTTAATGTTCGCCTTGTTAATGAATGGTTGCGCTATATTTGGTGCACCTACAGAATTGGATGATACCAAAGGCTTAACAGCGGAACGCATTTATCAAATGGGTTCAGAAAAAATGCGTGATAAAGACTATGATAAAGCCATTGTTTATTTTGGCAAGCTAGAGTCTCGTTACCCTAATGGACGCTTTGCAGCTCAAGCCCAGCTTGAAACGGCCTATGCTCACTTTAAAAAACAAGACCCAGTTTTATGTGTTGCAGCGGCCGACCGTTTTATCAAACTACACCCCAATCACCCTAACGTTGATTACGCCTATTATCTAAAAGGCTTAGCCGTATTTAACGAGCGTGGCGTCATTGAAAAACTAACAAAACAACAAATTAGTGATCGCGATCCGCGCTCACTACGTGATTCGTTTGTGACATTCAAAGATTTAGTCACTCGTTACCCGAACAGTAAATATGCAAAAGATGCTACACAGCGCATGGTTTATTTGGCAAATAGCTTATCAGACCATGAATTAGATGTAGCTAATTACTACATGAAGCGCCAAGCTTATTTAGCCGCTATTAATCGTTGCAAATACGTGCTGGAGTACTACCCACAAACGCCTGGCGTTGAGCAAGCATTGGTTACCATGATTAGTGCTTACGATTTAATGGGCTTAGATGACCTTAAAAAAGATACTGTGCGTATTCTAGAAACAAACTACCCAAATAGTGCGCTACTAGGCAATGGCGCCCCTGCTGACGAACGCGTTTGGTGGAAGTTTTGGGAAAGTCTCTACACAAAATAG
- a CDS encoding efflux RND transporter periplasmic adaptor subunit: MLFNDAKQRPQIHLFKTKSFAGAVKLTTIALMVGLALNGCGKKNDAAAQAGGGMPAMPVSVIELKATSVPISAEAVAQTEGAKEVEIRPRVGGILLKKLFEEGSPIKAGQAMFLIDPVPFQIALSNAKAQLAQQQAHVEQTQREATRLDGLLVSQSISKREADNAGSDSTLARAALAQAEAGVREAQLNLSYTTVTSPLSGIAGRFEFSEGALVNANTSLLTTVSQISPIWARFSLSDSELAQLGGHLSPSNVKEVALIMANGKEYPSKGTLNFAASGIDPQLGTQQLRATFENPDKSLLPGQFVRVRVTTGHKDGVFVVPQTSVLTNDQGKFVYIANDKNEATIKPIVVGNWVGTDWVILSGLEAGEKVIVDNVIKLRPGAAVAPHPAGEAPVAADKSKEAAAK, from the coding sequence ATGTTATTCAACGACGCGAAACAACGCCCTCAAATACATTTATTTAAAACGAAATCATTCGCAGGTGCAGTCAAACTTACTACAATCGCGCTGATGGTTGGCTTAGCTTTAAATGGCTGCGGTAAGAAAAATGATGCTGCTGCACAAGCCGGTGGTGGCATGCCAGCCATGCCTGTCAGTGTGATTGAATTAAAAGCAACTAGTGTGCCGATTAGTGCCGAAGCAGTTGCACAAACAGAAGGTGCAAAAGAAGTGGAGATCCGTCCTCGCGTAGGTGGCATTTTGCTTAAAAAACTATTTGAAGAAGGTTCGCCAATTAAAGCGGGTCAAGCTATGTTTTTAATCGACCCTGTGCCATTTCAAATTGCGCTTTCAAATGCTAAAGCGCAGTTAGCGCAACAGCAGGCTCATGTAGAGCAAACGCAACGTGAAGCAACACGTTTAGATGGTTTATTGGTGTCACAGTCTATTAGTAAACGTGAGGCCGATAATGCTGGTTCTGATAGTACATTAGCACGTGCAGCTTTAGCGCAAGCTGAGGCAGGTGTTCGCGAAGCGCAGTTGAATCTATCTTACACTACGGTAACGTCTCCACTTTCAGGTATTGCTGGACGCTTTGAGTTCTCAGAAGGCGCGTTAGTGAATGCTAATACTAGTTTGTTGACGACAGTGAGTCAAATAAGCCCAATTTGGGCGCGTTTCAGTTTGTCTGATAGTGAGTTAGCGCAATTAGGCGGACATTTATCGCCATCTAATGTAAAAGAAGTGGCGCTTATCATGGCAAACGGCAAGGAGTACCCTTCAAAAGGCACTTTGAACTTTGCTGCAAGCGGCATAGATCCTCAACTTGGCACACAGCAATTACGCGCAACGTTTGAAAATCCTGATAAGAGCCTGTTACCAGGTCAGTTTGTGCGTGTTCGCGTCACTACTGGTCACAAAGATGGCGTGTTTGTTGTGCCACAAACGTCAGTGTTAACTAATGACCAAGGTAAGTTTGTTTACATTGCGAATGACAAAAACGAGGCGACTATTAAACCTATCGTCGTTGGTAACTGGGTAGGGACAGACTGGGTGATATTAAGTGGTCTTGAAGCTGGTGAGAAAGTAATTGTTGATAATGTCATTAAATTGCGTCCAGGGGCTGCTGTTGCGCCACATCCTGCGGGGGAAGCGCCTGTAGCAGCTGACAAGTCTAAAGAAGCCGCTGCGAAGTAA